In the Acidovorax sp. A79 genome, one interval contains:
- a CDS encoding MmoB/DmpM family protein, giving the protein MNASTVSAVSSVFIAFQDNEESRPVVDAILADNAQASATYPPGLVKINAPGRLVIRRETIEEQTGQRFNLQQLHVNLVTLSGYIDEDDDEFSLSWQH; this is encoded by the coding sequence TCCGCCGTCTCCAGCGTCTTCATTGCCTTTCAGGACAACGAAGAGTCCCGCCCGGTCGTGGACGCCATCCTGGCGGACAACGCCCAGGCCAGCGCCACCTATCCACCGGGGCTCGTGAAGATCAACGCGCCCGGCCGCCTCGTGATCCGCCGCGAAACCATCGAAGAGCAGACCGGCCAGCGCTTCAACCTGCAGCAGCTGCACGTCAACCTCGTGACGCTGTCCGGTTACATCGACGAAGACGACGACGAGTTTTCACTGAGCTGGCAGCACTGA
- a CDS encoding aromatic/alkene/methane monooxygenase hydroxylase/oxygenase subunit alpha — protein sequence MDAPVIKKKLGLKDRYAAMTRGLAWDTTYQPMEKVFPFDQYEGIKIHDWDKWEDPFRLTMDAYWKYQGEKEKKLYAVIEAFAQNNGQLGISDARYVNALKLFIQGVTPLEYYAHRGFAHVGRHFTGAGARVAAQMQSIDELRHYQTETHALSHYNKYFNGMHQPTQWFDRVWYLSVPKSFFEDALSGGPFEFLTAVSFSFEYVLTNLLFVPFMSGAAHNGDMSTVTFGFSAQSDESRHMTLGIECIKFMLEQDPANVPIVQKWIDKWFWRGYRLLTLVAMMQDYMLPKRVMSWKESWEMYVEENGGALFRDLARYGIREPKGWKEACEGKDHISHQAWNTFYSYGAAAPFHTWIPKEDELQWLSEKYPDTFDKYYRPRFEHLREEQKAGRRIYNKTLPMLCNTCQIPLLFTEPGDPTKICHRETEYKGEKYHFCSDGCQHVFEDEPEKYVQSWLPVQQIYQGHCFKPGVDPTAEGFDPLLAVLDWYGMNVGRDNFDFEGSEDQKNFATWRGDPAPVSATAAQQGAQS from the coding sequence ATGGACGCACCTGTCATCAAGAAGAAACTGGGCCTCAAGGACCGCTACGCCGCCATGACGCGCGGCCTGGCCTGGGATACGACCTACCAGCCAATGGAAAAGGTCTTTCCGTTCGACCAGTATGAAGGCATCAAGATCCACGACTGGGACAAATGGGAAGACCCGTTTCGCCTGACCATGGACGCCTACTGGAAGTACCAGGGCGAGAAGGAAAAGAAGCTCTATGCCGTGATCGAAGCCTTTGCGCAGAACAACGGCCAGCTCGGCATCTCGGATGCGCGCTACGTGAACGCGCTCAAGCTGTTCATCCAGGGCGTGACACCGCTGGAGTACTACGCGCACCGCGGCTTTGCGCATGTGGGCCGGCACTTCACAGGCGCCGGGGCCCGCGTGGCGGCGCAGATGCAGTCCATTGACGAACTGCGCCACTACCAGACCGAGACACACGCGCTGTCGCACTACAACAAGTACTTCAACGGCATGCACCAGCCGACCCAATGGTTCGACCGCGTGTGGTACCTGTCGGTGCCCAAGTCGTTCTTCGAGGATGCGCTGTCGGGTGGGCCCTTTGAGTTCCTCACGGCTGTGAGCTTCTCGTTTGAGTATGTGCTGACCAACCTGCTGTTCGTGCCCTTCATGTCGGGTGCTGCGCACAACGGCGATATGTCCACGGTGACGTTTGGTTTCTCGGCGCAATCCGACGAATCACGCCACATGACGCTGGGCATCGAGTGCATCAAGTTCATGCTGGAGCAGGACCCTGCCAACGTGCCCATCGTGCAGAAGTGGATCGACAAGTGGTTCTGGCGCGGCTACCGCCTGCTCACCCTGGTAGCCATGATGCAGGACTACATGCTGCCCAAGCGCGTGATGAGCTGGAAGGAAAGCTGGGAGATGTATGTCGAGGAAAACGGCGGCGCGCTGTTCCGCGACCTGGCGCGCTACGGTATCCGCGAGCCCAAGGGCTGGAAAGAGGCCTGTGAGGGCAAGGACCACATCAGCCACCAGGCCTGGAACACGTTCTACAGCTACGGCGCTGCAGCCCCCTTCCACACCTGGATCCCCAAGGAAGACGAGCTGCAGTGGCTCAGCGAGAAGTACCCCGACACCTTCGACAAGTACTACCGCCCACGCTTCGAGCACCTGCGCGAAGAGCAAAAAGCCGGCCGGCGCATTTACAACAAGACGCTGCCGATGCTGTGCAACACCTGCCAGATTCCGCTGCTCTTCACCGAGCCGGGCGACCCCACCAAGATCTGCCACCGCGAGACCGAATACAAGGGCGAAAAGTACCACTTCTGCAGCGACGGCTGTCAGCACGTGTTCGAGGACGAGCCCGAGAAATACGTGCAGTCGTGGCTGCCGGTGCAGCAGATTTACCAGGGCCACTGCTTCAAGCCCGGTGTGGATCCCACCGCCGAAGGCTTTGACCCGCTGCTGGCCGTGCTGGACTGGTACGGCATGAACGTGGGGCGTGACAACTTCGACTTCGAAGGCTCGGAAGACCAGAAGAACTTTGCCACCTGGCGTGGCGACCCCGCGCCGGTGAGCGCCACCGCAGCGCAGCAAGGAGCCCAGTCATGA
- a CDS encoding phenol hydroxylase subunit P4: MSVTALKPYDFPAKDVRENFPAPLLFIGWEEHLMFPCPVALPLPADMPFGAIGQVVLPGVYGVHPDFARIDWNTTQWFKSGQPWTPDPAKSLADNGLGHKDMISFRTPGLTGIQGSFS, encoded by the coding sequence ATGAGCGTGACCGCCCTCAAACCCTACGACTTCCCCGCCAAGGACGTGCGCGAGAACTTCCCTGCGCCGCTGCTCTTCATCGGCTGGGAGGAGCACCTCATGTTCCCCTGCCCGGTGGCGCTGCCCCTGCCTGCCGATATGCCCTTTGGCGCCATCGGCCAGGTGGTGCTGCCCGGCGTGTATGGCGTGCACCCCGACTTTGCCCGCATCGACTGGAACACCACGCAGTGGTTCAAGTCGGGCCAGCCCTGGACGCCCGACCCGGCCAAGAGCCTGGCCGACAACGGCCTGGGCCACAAGGACATGATCAGCTTCCGCACGCCGGGCCTGACGGGCATCCAGGGGTCCTTCAGCTAA
- a CDS encoding NADH:ubiquinone reductase (Na(+)-transporting) subunit F → MSYQLTLEPLGATIEVEEGQTLLDAALRQGIYIPHACGHGLCGTCKVQVTDGEVDHGAANPFALMEMERDDGKTLACCATLQSDATVEADFDDDPDAQVIPVRDFTATVARIEQLTPTIKALHLHLDQPIHYQAGQYVQVQIPGVEGGRAFSIANAPGADGLSSEIELNVRQVPGGAGTTWLHQSLQPGDRLLLTGPYGRFFVRRSAAMPMVFMAGGSGLSSPRAMILELLASGCTQPITLVYGQRSAQELYYDAEFRDLAARHPHFTYVPALSNAAEGDGWNGARGFVHEAAKAHFGGSFVGHKAYLCGPPPMIEACIGTLMQGRLFERDIYTEKFLSAADAQQARSPLFKTI, encoded by the coding sequence ATGAGCTACCAACTGACTCTCGAACCCCTGGGCGCCACCATCGAGGTGGAAGAAGGCCAGACCCTGCTAGATGCCGCCCTGCGCCAGGGCATCTACATACCGCATGCATGTGGCCACGGCCTGTGCGGCACCTGCAAGGTGCAGGTGACTGACGGCGAGGTGGACCATGGCGCAGCCAACCCGTTCGCCTTGATGGAAATGGAGCGTGACGACGGCAAGACGCTGGCCTGCTGTGCCACGCTGCAGTCGGACGCCACCGTCGAGGCCGACTTTGACGACGACCCCGACGCCCAAGTGATTCCGGTGCGTGACTTCACCGCCACGGTGGCGCGCATCGAGCAGCTCACTCCGACCATCAAGGCCCTGCACCTGCACCTGGACCAGCCCATCCATTACCAGGCCGGGCAGTATGTGCAGGTGCAGATTCCGGGCGTTGAAGGCGGGCGCGCCTTCTCGATTGCCAATGCGCCCGGTGCCGACGGCTTGAGCAGCGAGATCGAGCTGAACGTGCGCCAGGTGCCCGGCGGCGCTGGCACCACCTGGTTGCACCAGTCGCTGCAACCAGGCGACCGGCTGCTGCTGACCGGGCCGTACGGTCGCTTCTTCGTGCGCCGCTCGGCGGCCATGCCCATGGTGTTCATGGCCGGAGGTTCGGGCCTGTCGAGTCCGCGCGCCATGATTCTGGAGTTGCTGGCCAGCGGCTGCACGCAGCCCATCACGCTGGTGTACGGGCAGCGCAGTGCGCAGGAGCTGTACTACGACGCCGAGTTCCGTGACCTCGCAGCGCGCCATCCGCATTTCACCTACGTACCGGCGCTGTCGAACGCAGCCGAGGGCGATGGCTGGAACGGTGCGCGCGGCTTCGTTCACGAAGCAGCCAAGGCGCACTTTGGTGGCAGCTTTGTCGGCCACAAGGCCTACCTGTGCGGGCCACCGCCCATGATTGAAGCCTGCATCGGCACGCTGATGCAGGGGCGCCTGTTCGAGCGCGACATCTACACCGAGAAATTCCTTTCGGCCGCCGATGCGCAGCAGGCACGCAGCCCCTTGTTCAAGACGATTTAG
- a CDS encoding 2Fe-2S iron-sulfur cluster-binding protein, with the protein MGIHPCSKVRVSVSQTGDCYDCATTESLLAGMLRLGRKGIPAGCVSGGCGVCKVRIVEGAVQSLGPISRAHVSSEEEANGYTLACRVAPTQAVCLEVAARLRKPFLGSATAVVQRPAS; encoded by the coding sequence ATGGGAATCCACCCCTGTTCCAAAGTTCGCGTCAGCGTGTCGCAGACCGGCGACTGTTATGACTGCGCCACCACCGAAAGCCTGCTGGCCGGCATGTTGCGTCTGGGCCGCAAGGGAATCCCGGCCGGTTGCGTCAGCGGTGGCTGCGGAGTTTGCAAGGTGCGCATCGTGGAAGGGGCGGTGCAATCGCTCGGCCCCATCAGCCGCGCCCATGTCAGCAGCGAAGAAGAGGCCAACGGCTACACGCTGGCCTGCCGCGTGGCGCCCACCCAGGCCGTCTGCCTGGAAGTGGCCGCCCGATTGCGCAAGCCTTTCCTGGGCAGCGCCACCGCGGTGGTGCAACGCCCTGCCAGTTGA
- a CDS encoding catechol 2,3-dioxygenase yields the protein MGVLRIGHVSLRVMDMAAAVKHYEEVLGLKTAMKDNAGNVYLKCWDEWDKYSIILTPSDRAGLNHVAYKVKKDEDLDALQARIEAWGIKTTMLAEGTLPSTGRMLQFNLPSGHEMCLYAMKEYVGTDVGTVNPDPWPDGVRGAGAHWLDHLLLMCEMNPEAGINTVQDNTRFMAECLEFFLTEQVLVGPQGDMQAATWMACTTTPHDIAFVGGPVSGLHHIAFFLDSWHDVLKAADVMAKKKVKIDVAPTRHGITRGETIYFFDPSGNRNETFAGLGYLAQPDRPVTTWSEDKLGSGIFYHTGELVASFTDVYT from the coding sequence ATGGGTGTACTGAGAATCGGCCACGTGAGCCTGCGGGTCATGGACATGGCCGCTGCTGTGAAGCACTACGAAGAGGTCTTGGGCCTCAAGACCGCCATGAAGGACAACGCTGGTAACGTGTATCTGAAATGCTGGGACGAGTGGGACAAATACTCGATCATCCTCACGCCCAGCGACCGTGCGGGCCTGAACCACGTGGCCTACAAGGTGAAAAAGGACGAGGACCTGGACGCGCTGCAGGCCCGCATCGAAGCCTGGGGCATCAAGACCACGATGCTGGCGGAGGGCACGCTGCCCTCCACCGGCCGCATGCTGCAGTTCAACCTGCCCAGCGGCCATGAAATGTGCCTGTACGCCATGAAGGAATACGTGGGCACCGACGTGGGCACCGTCAACCCCGACCCGTGGCCCGATGGCGTCCGGGGCGCGGGGGCGCACTGGCTCGACCATTTACTGCTGATGTGCGAGATGAACCCCGAGGCGGGCATCAATACCGTGCAGGACAACACGCGCTTCATGGCGGAGTGCCTGGAATTCTTCCTGACCGAGCAGGTGCTGGTCGGCCCCCAGGGCGACATGCAGGCCGCCACCTGGATGGCGTGCACCACCACGCCGCACGACATTGCCTTTGTGGGCGGCCCCGTCAGCGGCCTGCACCACATCGCGTTCTTCCTGGATTCGTGGCACGACGTGCTCAAGGCTGCCGACGTCATGGCCAAGAAGAAGGTCAAGATCGACGTGGCGCCCACGCGCCACGGCATCACGCGCGGCGAGACCATCTACTTTTTCGACCCCAGCGGCAACCGCAACGAAACCTTTGCCGGGCTGGGTTACCTCGCACAGCCCGACCGCCCCGTAACCACCTGGAGCGAGGACAAGCTGGGTAGCGGAATCTTCTACCACACGGGGGAATTGGTGGCGTCTTTCACGGACGTGTACACCTGA
- a CDS encoding heme-binding protein, whose product MPGAALPPATALSVAQSVIDAAAALRAVQAAVARAAALGVCVNVSVVDAAGVLAAFARMPGAPLHSVDIAHDKAYTAASFGLPTSAWHAELASHSDAVRQGLVLRPRFVAFGGGLPIVEDGVRIGGIGVSGGSEVQDEAIARAGLQALGLGA is encoded by the coding sequence ATGCCAGGCGCTGCCCTGCCACCTGCCACGGCGCTCAGTGTTGCGCAGTCGGTCATCGACGCGGCGGCCGCGCTGCGTGCCGTACAGGCCGCCGTGGCGCGCGCCGCTGCGTTGGGCGTGTGCGTGAATGTGTCGGTGGTGGATGCTGCTGGCGTGCTGGCGGCCTTTGCTCGCATGCCGGGCGCACCACTGCATTCCGTGGACATTGCCCATGACAAGGCCTACACGGCCGCGAGCTTTGGCCTGCCGACGAGTGCATGGCATGCCGAACTGGCCTCGCACTCCGACGCAGTGCGCCAGGGGCTGGTGCTGCGGCCGCGCTTCGTCGCCTTTGGCGGCGGCCTGCCCATCGTGGAGGACGGTGTGCGCATCGGCGGCATCGGCGTGTCCGGCGGTAGCGAAGTGCAGGACGAGGCCATTGCGCGCGCTGGCTTGCAGGCGCTGGGCCTTGGCGCCTGA
- a CDS encoding alpha/beta fold hydrolase has translation MSVSQLERPTLSNPEVAHTITAAGIRTNYHDVGSGDPVLLIHGSGPGVSAWANWRLVMPALSERARVIAPDMVGFGFSERPAGFHYGMDAWVRQAVGLLDALGIERADLVGNSFGGGLALALAIRHPERVRRLVLMGSVGVPFPITRGLDAVWGYTPSVQNMRAIMDYFAFNRDLMSDDLARMRYEASIRPGFQESFSAMFPAPRQRWVDTLASAEQDIRAIPHETLIVHGREDQVIPLSNSYTLAEWIGNAQMHVYGHCGHWTQIEHAARFARLVGDFLAEAAKD, from the coding sequence ATGTCAGTATCCCAACTAGAACGGCCAACCCTGAGCAACCCGGAGGTTGCGCACACCATCACGGCGGCCGGAATCCGCACAAACTATCACGACGTGGGCAGCGGCGACCCGGTGCTGCTGATCCATGGATCCGGCCCGGGCGTGTCGGCCTGGGCCAACTGGCGACTCGTGATGCCTGCGCTGTCCGAGCGTGCGCGCGTGATCGCGCCGGACATGGTGGGCTTCGGCTTCAGCGAGCGGCCGGCGGGCTTCCACTACGGGATGGACGCCTGGGTGCGCCAGGCCGTGGGCCTGCTCGACGCGCTGGGCATCGAGCGCGCCGACCTCGTGGGCAACTCGTTCGGCGGCGGGCTGGCGCTGGCGCTGGCCATCCGCCACCCTGAGCGCGTGCGCCGCCTGGTGCTGATGGGCAGCGTGGGCGTGCCGTTCCCGATCACGCGCGGGCTGGACGCGGTCTGGGGCTACACCCCCTCGGTGCAGAACATGCGCGCCATCATGGATTACTTCGCCTTCAACCGCGACTTGATGAGCGATGACCTGGCCCGCATGCGCTACGAGGCCAGCATCCGCCCGGGCTTTCAGGAATCGTTCTCGGCAATGTTCCCCGCGCCGCGCCAGCGCTGGGTCGATACGCTGGCCAGCGCCGAGCAGGACATCCGCGCCATCCCGCATGAAACCCTGATCGTCCACGGCCGCGAGGATCAGGTGATCCCGCTGTCCAACTCCTACACGCTGGCCGAGTGGATCGGGAACGCGCAGATGCATGTGTACGGCCATTGCGGCCACTGGACGCAGATCGAGCACGCGGCGCGTTTTGCCCGCCTGGTCGGCGACTTCCTGGCAGAGGCCGCGAAGGACTGA
- a CDS encoding LysR substrate-binding domain-containing protein → MDLRQMKYFLALAQELNFGRAAQRLHMAQPPLTRQIRGLEEELGTPLFLRTPKGVELTAAGQALLDEVPNILSLAERASERTRMAGEGLIGRLDVGIFGSGVLDVIPRLLADFHRERPAVRLKLHNMTKAEQLQALRERRVTVGFNRLVQAEPGLGVEIVLREPLVVGLPETHPLCERAQIDLRDLSGVPMILYPNAPLPGLAQEVTTAFVREGARLEVAQEVEDVLTCVALVASGFGCCITTQSAMSLRLPGVAYRPLRSRYLRDIALCCLYRTEDSSPVLTAFLQVVRSFAARQSNGGT, encoded by the coding sequence ATGGACCTGCGACAGATGAAATACTTTTTGGCTCTGGCCCAGGAGCTGAACTTCGGCCGGGCTGCGCAGCGGCTGCACATGGCCCAGCCGCCACTCACGCGGCAGATCCGCGGGCTGGAGGAAGAACTGGGTACGCCACTGTTTCTGCGCACGCCCAAGGGCGTGGAGTTGACGGCAGCGGGCCAGGCATTGCTAGATGAGGTGCCCAACATCCTCTCGCTGGCCGAGCGCGCCAGCGAACGCACCCGCATGGCGGGTGAGGGGCTGATCGGCCGACTCGATGTGGGCATCTTCGGCTCGGGCGTGCTCGACGTGATTCCGCGGCTGCTGGCGGACTTCCACCGCGAACGCCCTGCCGTGCGCCTGAAGCTGCACAACATGACCAAGGCCGAGCAGCTGCAGGCGCTGCGCGAGCGCCGCGTCACCGTGGGCTTCAACCGGCTGGTGCAGGCGGAGCCGGGCCTGGGTGTGGAGATCGTGCTACGCGAGCCGCTGGTGGTCGGCCTGCCCGAAACCCACCCTCTGTGCGAACGCGCCCAGATCGACCTGCGCGACCTGAGCGGCGTGCCGATGATCCTGTACCCCAATGCGCCCCTGCCCGGCCTGGCGCAGGAGGTGACCACCGCCTTCGTGCGCGAGGGCGCACGGCTGGAGGTGGCGCAGGAGGTCGAAGACGTGCTGACCTGCGTAGCCCTGGTGGCAAGTGGCTTTGGCTGCTGCATCACGACCCAGTCCGCCATGAGCCTGCGCTTGCCGGGCGTGGCCTACCGACCGCTGCGCTCGCGCTACCTGCGTGATATCGCGCTGTGCTGTCTGTACCGCACCGAAGACAGCTCACCGGTACTGACTGCCTTCCTGCAAGTGGTGCGCTCATTTGCCGCGCGGCAGAGCAACGGCGGCACATAG
- a CDS encoding 2-hydroxymuconic semialdehyde dehydrogenase, producing MLANQILNFINGEFVATDKWFDNRTPTSNAVIGQVAEAGKAEVDAAVAAARAALKGPWGSMPLAKRVELLEALVAEITRRFDEFLEAECADTGKPMSLASHIDIPRGAANFKVFADVVKNVPTEFFEMATPDGRGAINYGFRKPVGVVGVICPWNLPLLLMTWKVGPALACGNTVVVKPSEETPRTAALLGEVMNQVGIPKGVYNVVHGFGPGSAGEFVTTHPCIDAITFTGETRTGEVIMKAAAKGARPVSLEMGGKNAAIVFADADFDAAIEGTLRSAFANCGQVCLGTERVYVERPIFDKFVAALKAGAEQMKIGVPQDKDTGMGPLISKEHQAKVLSYYRLAVQEGATVVTGGGAPDMPGDLKDGCWVQPTIWTGLPETARVIKEEIFGPCCHIAPFDTEEEVLAKANDNEYGLATAIWTRDVSRAHRVAQRMEVGISWVNSWFLRDLRTPFGGSKQSGIGREGGVHSLEFYTELKNVCIKL from the coding sequence ATGCTAGCCAACCAGATTTTGAATTTCATCAACGGCGAATTCGTGGCCACGGACAAGTGGTTCGACAACCGCACGCCGACCTCCAACGCGGTCATCGGCCAGGTGGCCGAAGCTGGCAAGGCCGAGGTGGACGCCGCCGTGGCCGCCGCGCGCGCGGCGCTCAAGGGGCCGTGGGGCTCCATGCCCCTGGCCAAGCGGGTGGAGCTGCTCGAAGCCCTGGTGGCCGAGATCACGCGCCGCTTCGACGAGTTCCTGGAGGCCGAGTGCGCCGACACCGGCAAGCCCATGAGCCTGGCCTCGCACATCGACATCCCGCGCGGTGCGGCCAACTTCAAGGTGTTCGCCGACGTGGTGAAGAACGTGCCCACCGAGTTCTTCGAGATGGCCACGCCCGACGGCCGTGGCGCCATCAACTACGGCTTTCGCAAGCCTGTGGGCGTGGTCGGTGTGATCTGCCCGTGGAACCTGCCGCTGCTGCTCATGACCTGGAAGGTCGGCCCGGCGCTGGCCTGCGGCAACACGGTGGTGGTCAAGCCATCCGAGGAGACCCCGCGCACCGCCGCCCTGCTGGGCGAGGTGATGAACCAGGTGGGCATCCCTAAGGGCGTGTACAACGTGGTGCACGGCTTCGGCCCCGGCTCGGCGGGCGAGTTCGTGACCACGCACCCCTGCATTGACGCCATCACCTTCACGGGCGAGACGCGCACCGGCGAGGTCATCATGAAGGCCGCCGCCAAGGGCGCTCGCCCCGTGAGCTTGGAGATGGGCGGCAAGAACGCCGCCATCGTGTTCGCCGACGCCGACTTCGACGCGGCCATCGAAGGCACTCTGCGCTCCGCGTTCGCCAACTGCGGCCAGGTCTGCCTGGGCACCGAGCGCGTCTATGTCGAGCGCCCGATCTTCGACAAATTCGTGGCCGCGCTGAAGGCTGGCGCCGAGCAGATGAAGATCGGCGTGCCCCAGGACAAGGACACCGGCATGGGCCCGCTGATCAGCAAGGAGCACCAGGCCAAGGTGCTGTCGTACTACCGGCTGGCGGTGCAGGAGGGCGCCACGGTGGTCACCGGCGGCGGCGCGCCCGATATGCCCGGCGACTTGAAGGACGGCTGCTGGGTGCAGCCTACCATCTGGACCGGCCTGCCCGAGACCGCGCGCGTCATCAAGGAAGAGATCTTCGGCCCCTGCTGCCACATCGCCCCGTTCGACACCGAAGAAGAGGTGCTGGCCAAGGCCAACGACAACGAATACGGCCTGGCCACCGCCATCTGGACGCGCGACGTGTCGCGCGCGCACCGCGTGGCGCAGCGCATGGAGGTCGGCATCTCGTGGGTCAACAGCTGGTTCCTGCGCGACCTGCGCACGCCGTTCGGCGGCTCCAAGCAGTCCGGCATCGGCCGCGAGGGCGGCGTGCATTCGCTGGAGTTCTACACCGAGCTCAAGAACGTCTGCATCAAGCTCTGA
- the dmpE gene encoding 2-oxopent-4-enoate hydratase, translated as MNSQQIEQLGDELYQALAGCQVVEPLTSRHSDITIDDAYAIQQRMMARRLAAGEKVVGKKIGVTSKAVMDMLGVFQPDFGWLTDAMVYNEGQAIPANTLIQPKAEGEIAFVLKKTLKGPGVTAADVLAATDGVMACFEIVDSRIRDWKIKIQDTVADNASCGVFVLGDRLVDVRDVDLGTCGMVLEKNGDIVATGAGAAALGHPANAVAWLANTLGTHGIALEAGEVILSGSLGIMVPVVAGDNLRVTIGGIGGCSVRFV; from the coding sequence ATGAACTCTCAACAGATCGAGCAGCTCGGCGATGAGCTGTACCAGGCCCTCGCGGGCTGCCAGGTGGTAGAGCCACTGACCTCGCGCCATTCCGACATCACCATCGACGACGCCTACGCCATCCAGCAGCGCATGATGGCCCGGCGTCTGGCTGCCGGCGAGAAAGTCGTCGGCAAGAAGATCGGCGTGACCTCCAAGGCCGTGATGGACATGCTGGGCGTGTTTCAGCCCGACTTTGGCTGGCTCACCGACGCCATGGTCTACAACGAAGGCCAGGCCATCCCTGCCAACACGTTGATCCAACCCAAGGCCGAGGGCGAGATCGCCTTCGTGCTGAAGAAGACGCTGAAGGGCCCAGGCGTGACTGCCGCCGACGTGCTGGCCGCCACCGACGGCGTGATGGCGTGCTTCGAGATCGTCGATTCACGCATTCGCGACTGGAAGATCAAGATCCAGGACACCGTGGCCGACAACGCCAGCTGCGGCGTGTTCGTGCTGGGCGACCGCCTGGTGGACGTGCGCGACGTGGACCTGGGCACCTGCGGCATGGTGTTGGAAAAGAACGGAGACATCGTGGCCACCGGCGCGGGCGCTGCGGCCCTGGGCCACCCGGCCAACGCCGTGGCCTGGCTGGCCAACACGCTGGGCACCCACGGCATTGCACTGGAGGCGGGCGAGGTGATCCTGTCGGGCTCGCTGGGCATCATGGTGCCGGTGGTGGCGGGCGACAACCTGCGCGTGACGATCGGTGGCATCGGCGGCTGCTCGGTGCGTTTCGTCTGA
- a CDS encoding SDR family NAD(P)-dependent oxidoreductase, with protein sequence MDLQLAGKRALVTGSTAGIGFAIATELAREGVAVVLNGRTAERVAQAVQRLRALVPRADVLGHAADVATRIGCEHLAQASAGVDILVNNFGTFDPQPFQAIDDAQWQRFFEANVLSGVRLTRALLPAMQAAGWGRVVFINSESGVNPPTEMLHYGMTKAAQLSLSRGLAQSCVGTGVTVNAVLPGPTRTEGVADFFAKLAVEQGVGLAEAERRFFAQSRPTSLLQRFIEPPEVAALVAYVCSPRSSATHGAALRVEGGILSSMC encoded by the coding sequence ATGGACCTGCAACTGGCGGGCAAGCGGGCCCTGGTGACGGGGTCGACGGCCGGCATCGGCTTTGCCATCGCCACCGAACTGGCGCGCGAGGGCGTAGCGGTGGTGCTCAATGGCCGCACGGCCGAGCGCGTGGCACAGGCGGTGCAGCGCCTGCGCGCCCTGGTGCCGCGGGCCGATGTGCTAGGCCACGCAGCCGATGTCGCCACGCGGATTGGCTGCGAGCACCTGGCGCAGGCCAGTGCGGGCGTTGACATCCTGGTCAACAACTTCGGCACCTTCGACCCGCAGCCGTTTCAAGCCATTGACGACGCGCAGTGGCAGCGGTTCTTCGAGGCCAATGTTCTGAGCGGCGTGCGCCTGACCCGTGCCCTGCTGCCTGCGATGCAGGCTGCAGGCTGGGGCCGGGTGGTGTTCATCAACAGCGAGTCCGGCGTGAACCCACCCACCGAGATGCTGCACTACGGCATGACCAAGGCGGCGCAGCTGTCCCTCTCCCGGGGCCTGGCGCAAAGCTGCGTGGGCACCGGCGTGACGGTGAATGCCGTGCTGCCCGGCCCCACCCGTACCGAAGGGGTGGCGGACTTCTTCGCCAAGCTTGCCGTCGAACAGGGTGTGGGCCTGGCCGAGGCAGAGCGCCGCTTCTTCGCGCAGTCACGCCCCACCTCGCTGCTGCAACGGTTCATTGAGCCGCCCGAAGTGGCAGCCCTGGTCGCTTACGTCTGCAGCCCCCGCTCGTCCGCCACCCATGGCGCAGCGCTGCGGGTGGAGGGCGGAATCCTGTCTTCGATGTGTTGA